The Maridesulfovibrio salexigens DSM 2638 region GGCAGCTTCAGCAGCAAGCATACTGTTGCGGGCGTTATCTTCAGTCATGGAATCGATCTCAGAGATGCTGCGATTGATCTCGTCAGAAGTAGCGGACTGCTCTTCAGCAGCAGTGGCAATAGACTGAACCTGTCCTGCGGCATTTGAAGCCAGATTTACTATCTCAGAAAGCACCTCACCGGAAGCACGGGAATGCTCAGTAGCACCACCTATAGCTTCTACAGCGTTACGCATTCCTTCAATGTTCTGCTTGGCAAGCCCCTGAATAGAAGTAATAGACTTATCAACTTCATCAGTAGCACCGATGGTTTTTTCAGCCAGCTTGCGAACTTCGTCCGCAACAACAGCAAAGCCCCTGCCTGCTTCCCCGGCACGCGCAGCTTCAATTGCTGCGTTCAAGGCCAACAGGTTGGTCTGGTCAGCAATATCATTAATCACACCCATAACATTACCAATCTCTATGGACTGGGTGTTAAGCTGATCCATGAGCCTTTCCAATTCATTGGTCTGTTCCTGAATACCGACCATTGATTCAATTGTCCCTTGAACCACACTCTGCCCTTCGGTAGCTTTATCTCTGGTCTGTTCAGTGTCTTCGTTGGTCTCTGTGGCATTCTTAGCCACTTCAAGAACAGTAGCGTTCATTTCTTCCATGGCAGTGGCAGTTTCAGCAATACGCTGTTTCTGGAAGTCACTACCGTTCATGATCTCATTGGTGGACTTTTCTACATCGCGGGAGATTTTTACGATATTATTCAGAACGGACTCAAGCTTATTGGCAGCTGCCAGCATACCCTCGCGCTTAGCGCCTTCGGCCTGCTGACGAGCCTCTTCAGCTTCGGCAGCCATTTTTTGAGCAACTCTAGCCTGTTCTGCAGACTCAGCTTCCTTACGTTTAATATCAGTAAGGTTCTCGTCAAGAGTGGTAGTCATAGTGTTGATAGCCCGCTGCAAAGTAGAAATTTCACTTCTGCCGGTCGGGTTGAGAGTGATGGTCAGATCGCCTTCAGCAACACGGCTGGCAGCATCGGTAGCATCCTTAACAGGATTAA contains the following coding sequences:
- a CDS encoding methyl-accepting chemotaxis protein codes for the protein MLKNLSIGGRFVLLLASVLVFLIICGVMFLAEIRQVENIGLTEIENVMLQGQKDKVEVATRAAAESLGAQLRAVDGDDAKIDFIRKSIDSFRFENDKSGYFFVYKGTVVAALPPKKSLHGKDLSGAKDKNGVFFVRDLARAAQNGGGFVQYVFDKPGKGLQPKLGYATMIPGTDMWIGTGVYIDNIVAEKLRVATMIDTAVKADTTKIVLIMLAMLLFALTPLCLVIVRSIVNPVKDATDAASRVAEGDLTITLNPTGRSEISTLQRAINTMTTTLDENLTDIKRKEAESAEQARVAQKMAAEAEEARQQAEGAKREGMLAAANKLESVLNNIVKISRDVEKSTNEIMNGSDFQKQRIAETATAMEEMNATVLEVAKNATETNEDTEQTRDKATEGQSVVQGTIESMVGIQEQTNELERLMDQLNTQSIEIGNVMGVINDIADQTNLLALNAAIEAARAGEAGRGFAVVADEVRKLAEKTIGATDEVDKSITSIQGLAKQNIEGMRNAVEAIGGATEHSRASGEVLSEIVNLASNAAGQVQSIATAAEEQSATSDEINRSISEIDSMTEDNARNSMLAAEAATDLSREVDALVALVEELRS